In the Clostridium sporogenes genome, one interval contains:
- a CDS encoding sugar transporter, with amino-acid sequence MSMSAEHAEELKNESAVVCCRTEEGTILSADNLEDPDIFPDMVDSGLLTIPEDNLKVGQVIGAKLLKTIDSLTPLTPAIVEGYKEIGGAEESKQEAPKSEEVVEVIEEQEVCSEDCGVASVEGGVLRIKIEEGKGINIELPL; translated from the coding sequence ATGTCAATGTCAGCAGAACATGCAGAAGAATTAAAAAATGAATCAGCAGTAGTTTGTTGTAGAACAGAGGAAGGAACAATATTATCTGCAGATAACTTAGAAGATCCAGATATATTCCCAGATATGGTTGATTCTGGACTGTTAACTATACCAGAAGATAACTTAAAAGTAGGTCAAGTAATAGGAGCAAAATTATTAAAAACTATAGATTCATTAACACCATTAACTCCAGCTATAGTTGAAGGATATAAAGAAATTGGTGGAGCAGAAGAAAGTAAACAAGAAGCACCTAAATCTGAAGAGGTTGTAGAAGTTATAGAAGAACAAGAAGTTTGTTCAGAAGATTGTGGAGTAGCTTCTGTTGAGGGTGGAGTACTTAGAATAAAAATAGAAGAAGGAAAAGGAATAAATATAGAACTTCCTCTATAA
- the prdC gene encoding proline reductase-associated electron transfer protein PrdC: MSNLYKFYLKMHIGAPSVACVKEGQFVERGQIIAEPNGLGAKIHTSVSGKVFKITDKEILIEASEKQNKDFVKIKKCNSIVDMVYEAGIVGSGGAGFPTHVKLKANIPEGYIIANCAECEPTLHHNIYLAEDNPELIIKGIKYAMKATNAKKAYIGIKGKRKKAIETFREYLKSEQNIEIKEVIDIYPSGEERALIHSIFGEWLSPTQIPIEANCVVLNVETLANITRAVEDGKPVIDKDITLMGKLKKGIGPHVFLQEPIGKSMKDMIEICGGIDGKYGEIIVGGPYTGLPEDIESSVITKTSGGVTVTIELPEYKGPVGLLICACAGNEDRLKDIAHKMKSEVVAITKCKNVVEVKGSYKCKTPGKCPGQAAAVMYLKSKGAQRIIIANCSDCSNTVMGIAPKMKLPVYHQTDHVFRTVGYKLTRRLPKEKL, encoded by the coding sequence ATGTCAAATTTATACAAGTTTTATCTTAAAATGCATATAGGTGCACCTAGTGTAGCCTGTGTTAAAGAGGGGCAATTTGTAGAAAGAGGGCAGATTATAGCAGAGCCTAATGGATTGGGGGCGAAAATTCATACTAGTGTATCTGGTAAGGTTTTCAAAATAACAGACAAAGAAATATTAATAGAAGCTTCAGAAAAACAAAATAAAGATTTTGTTAAGATAAAGAAATGTAATAGTATTGTAGATATGGTTTATGAAGCTGGAATAGTAGGGTCAGGTGGAGCTGGTTTCCCAACTCATGTTAAATTAAAAGCTAATATACCTGAAGGATATATAATAGCTAATTGTGCAGAATGTGAGCCAACCTTACATCATAATATATATTTAGCAGAAGATAATCCAGAACTTATAATAAAAGGTATAAAGTATGCTATGAAAGCTACTAATGCAAAAAAGGCTTATATAGGAATAAAAGGAAAACGTAAAAAAGCTATAGAAACATTTAGAGAATATTTAAAAAGTGAACAAAATATAGAAATAAAAGAAGTAATAGATATATATCCTTCTGGAGAAGAGAGAGCTTTGATACATTCCATATTTGGTGAATGGTTATCACCTACACAAATACCTATAGAGGCTAATTGTGTAGTTTTAAATGTAGAGACTTTAGCAAATATAACTAGAGCAGTAGAGGATGGAAAGCCAGTTATAGATAAAGACATAACTCTCATGGGAAAGTTAAAAAAAGGTATTGGTCCACATGTGTTTTTACAAGAACCTATAGGAAAGTCTATGAAAGATATGATAGAAATCTGCGGAGGCATAGATGGAAAGTATGGAGAAATTATTGTAGGAGGACCCTATACTGGATTACCAGAAGATATAGAAAGTTCTGTAATAACAAAGACTTCAGGTGGAGTAACAGTAACTATAGAATTACCAGAATATAAAGGACCAGTAGGGCTCTTAATTTGTGCTTGTGCCGGAAATGAAGATAGATTAAAAGACATAGCTCATAAAATGAAATCAGAAGTAGTAGCTATAACTAAGTGTAAAAATGTAGTAGAGGTTAAGGGATCTTATAAATGTAAAACTCCAGGTAAATGTCCAGGTCAAGCTGCTGCTGTTATGTATTTAAAGAGTAAAGGAGCACAAAGGATAATAATAGCTAATTGTAGTGATTGTTCTAATACTGTTATGGGTATAGCTCCAAAAATGAAACTGCCTGTTTACCATCAGACAGACCATGTATTTAGAACTGTAGGTTATAAGTTAACAAGGAGACTTCCAAAAGAGAAGCTCTAA